In Flammeovirgaceae bacterium 311, one DNA window encodes the following:
- a CDS encoding acetolactate synthase small subunit (COG0440 Acetolactate synthase, small (regulatory) subunit), which translates to MSSQNHIERQEFNITVYTENQIGLLNRIAIIFSRRKINIESLNTSPSEIDGIHRFNIVINETEEVVRKICGQIEKQVEVLKAYYNTNEDVIWQEMALYKVPTEVIAEKALVERLLRENGARVVVIRKDYTVFETTGHREETDNLIKVLQPFGLIEFVRSARIAIIKASDGFNRKLREFEKREPHHEVVENEYLNSRDKVFTM; encoded by the coding sequence ATGAGCAGTCAAAATCATATCGAAAGACAGGAGTTCAACATTACGGTATATACCGAGAATCAGATAGGCCTGCTGAACCGTATCGCCATCATTTTCTCAAGGAGAAAGATCAATATTGAGAGCCTGAATACCTCTCCTTCTGAGATAGATGGTATTCACCGCTTCAATATCGTGATTAATGAAACCGAAGAGGTGGTGCGCAAGATCTGCGGTCAGATTGAAAAGCAGGTGGAAGTACTGAAGGCCTACTACAATACCAACGAGGATGTGATCTGGCAGGAGATGGCGTTGTACAAGGTGCCAACAGAGGTTATTGCCGAGAAGGCGCTGGTAGAGCGTTTGCTTCGCGAAAATGGTGCCCGTGTGGTAGTAATCAGAAAAGATTATACGGTATTTGAAACAACCGGCCACCGCGAGGAAACCGATAACCTGATCAAGGTGCTGCAGCCTTTTGGCCTGATTGAATTTGTACGCAGTGCCCGTATTGCCATTATCAAGGCAAGTGATGGTTTTAACCGCAAGCTTCGCGAATTTGAGAAACGCGAACCGCATCATGAAGTGGTAGAAAACGAATACCTGAACAGCAGGGACAAAGTGTTTACTATGTGA
- a CDS encoding ketol-acid reductoisomerase (COG0059 Ketol-acid reductoisomerase) produces the protein MATINFGGVEETVITREEFPLSKAQEVLKDEVIAVIGYGVQGPGQALNMRDNGFNVIVGQRKDSPSWDRAVKDGFVEGKTLFSIEEALDRGTIICNLLSDAGQIAVWPTIKERLKPGKTLYFSHGFGITFKEQTNIVPPKDVDVILVAPKGSGTSLRRLFLAGGGLNSSFAVFQDATGKAWEKAIAMGIGVGSGYLFETDFKKEVYSDLTGERGVLMGALAGIIEAQYQVLRQRGHSPSEAFNETVEELTQSLVPLVGENGMDWMYANCSVTAQRGALDWKGKFKEATLPVMNELYDSVASGKEAARTIQRGSTPGYRQELEEELKELRESELWQTGAVVRKLRSK, from the coding sequence ATGGCAACAATCAATTTTGGCGGTGTAGAAGAAACCGTTATCACCCGCGAAGAATTCCCACTTTCCAAAGCACAGGAAGTGCTTAAAGATGAAGTTATTGCAGTTATTGGTTATGGCGTACAAGGCCCTGGCCAGGCACTCAACATGCGCGATAACGGATTCAATGTAATCGTTGGTCAGCGGAAAGATTCTCCTTCCTGGGATAGAGCCGTTAAAGATGGTTTTGTTGAGGGTAAAACCCTTTTCTCTATCGAAGAAGCACTGGACCGCGGTACTATTATCTGTAATCTGCTGTCAGATGCAGGGCAGATTGCCGTATGGCCTACCATCAAAGAAAGACTGAAGCCAGGCAAAACGCTGTACTTCTCTCATGGCTTTGGCATTACCTTTAAGGAGCAAACAAACATTGTGCCTCCTAAAGATGTGGACGTGATCCTGGTTGCCCCTAAAGGTAGCGGTACCTCACTGCGCAGGCTGTTCCTGGCCGGTGGTGGTCTTAACTCATCTTTTGCCGTATTCCAGGATGCTACCGGCAAAGCATGGGAAAAAGCCATTGCCATGGGCATTGGTGTAGGCTCCGGCTACCTGTTCGAAACCGATTTTAAAAAAGAAGTATACAGCGACCTTACCGGCGAACGTGGAGTGCTGATGGGTGCCCTTGCGGGTATTATTGAAGCACAGTACCAGGTATTGCGCCAGCGCGGACACTCGCCTTCTGAAGCCTTTAACGAGACTGTAGAAGAGCTTACCCAGAGCCTTGTTCCGCTGGTAGGCGAGAACGGTATGGACTGGATGTATGCCAACTGCTCAGTAACCGCACAGCGCGGTGCCCTTGACTGGAAAGGTAAGTTCAAGGAAGCAACCCTGCCCGTGATGAATGAGCTGTACGACAGCGTTGCATCCGGCAAGGAAGCTGCCCGTACCATCCAGAGAGGCTCAACCCCGGGCTACCGCCAGGAGCTGGAAGAAGAGCTGAAGGAACTGCGTGAGTCAGAACTGTGGCAGACAGGAGCAGTTGTAAGAAAGCTTCGTTCTAAATAA
- a CDS encoding threonine dehydratase (COG1171 Threonine dehydratase), giving the protein MENSTAFLDIAGVERAAKNLKGIIYKTPLLQNHSLSQAYGANIYFKREDLQVVRSYKIRGAYNKMSGLPRTDNGPEVVCSSAGNHAQGFAYACQLLGLKGYVFMPSNTPAQKVDKVRLFGKEWVEVVLTGNTYDDTFKAAREFSDSRGSTFVPPFDDLAVIEGQATVGLEILKIANAPIDYLFVPIGGGGLASGVGSVFKQLSPHTKVIGVQPQGAPSMYNSIKGQRRQVLDKIDSFVDGAAVKAPGAITYEICSEVLDDIILVPEGQVCVDLLKMYNEEGIVLEPAGTLTISALKSYADQIKGKNVVCVISGSNNDITRMEDIKERAMQHRGLKHYFMVIFNQKPGALRTFVNHVLDPEHDIIHFQYIKKNNKEKGPVFIGVEVKQPHEIEGIKLRMLEEGFEYEYLNGRQDILNLLV; this is encoded by the coding sequence ATGGAAAACAGTACAGCCTTTTTAGACATAGCAGGAGTAGAGCGGGCGGCCAAAAATCTGAAAGGCATCATCTACAAGACGCCTCTCTTACAGAACCACAGCCTCTCCCAGGCCTACGGGGCTAATATATATTTCAAACGGGAAGACCTGCAGGTGGTGCGTTCCTATAAGATCAGGGGTGCTTATAACAAAATGTCGGGTTTGCCGCGTACGGATAACGGGCCTGAAGTGGTTTGCTCCAGTGCTGGTAACCATGCACAGGGCTTTGCCTATGCCTGCCAGCTGCTGGGCCTGAAAGGATACGTTTTCATGCCCTCCAATACTCCCGCCCAGAAGGTAGATAAGGTACGGCTTTTCGGTAAAGAGTGGGTAGAGGTAGTGCTTACCGGCAATACTTACGATGATACTTTTAAAGCTGCCCGTGAATTTAGCGACAGCCGCGGCAGCACATTTGTGCCTCCCTTTGATGATCTGGCCGTAATTGAAGGCCAGGCTACTGTTGGTCTTGAAATCCTGAAGATTGCCAATGCACCCATCGATTACCTCTTTGTGCCAATCGGCGGAGGTGGTCTGGCCTCAGGGGTGGGCAGTGTATTTAAACAGCTAAGCCCCCATACAAAAGTGATAGGCGTACAGCCACAGGGTGCGCCCTCTATGTACAACTCCATCAAGGGTCAGCGCCGCCAGGTGCTGGATAAGATCGATAGTTTTGTAGATGGCGCTGCTGTGAAGGCTCCCGGAGCCATTACCTATGAGATCTGCAGCGAAGTGCTGGATGATATTATTCTGGTGCCAGAGGGACAGGTTTGCGTAGACCTGCTGAAAATGTACAACGAAGAGGGTATTGTGCTGGAGCCAGCCGGCACCCTTACCATATCAGCCCTGAAATCTTATGCCGATCAGATAAAGGGCAAGAATGTGGTGTGTGTGATCAGCGGCAGCAACAACGATATTACCCGTATGGAAGATATCAAGGAGCGTGCCATGCAACACAGGGGACTCAAGCATTACTTTATGGTGATCTTTAACCAGAAACCAGGTGCATTGCGAACTTTTGTGAACCATGTGCTGGACCCAGAGCACGATATCATCCACTTTCAGTACATCAAGAAGAACAATAAGGAAAAAGGACCTGTATTTATAGGTGTGGAAGTAAAACAGCCGCACGAAATAGAAGGCATTAAGCTACGGATGCTGGAAGAAGGCTTTGAGTACGAGTACCTCAATGGCCGACAGGATATCCTGAACCTGCTGGTGTAA